The genome window TACAGGATTCCAGAATATCGTCTATGAGAGCAAAGCCCTGCCGCAGGAGCTGCGGACCAGGATCTATGACTGGCTGAAGACCAACTGCGCCAGCGAATGGAAGGAAGGGCAGACCGAGGAGCAATTCATCTACAAGACCCGCAAGAAAGGGTTTGGCCCATTCAAGAAAGAGCTCTGGATGCTGCCGCCTGAAACAAAAGAGGCCCTCAGCCGGGAATTGGAGACGCAACTGGATTTTCTCTTCAAGAAATTGAATGCCAATAACACTCAGTTGCTGATCGAGAAGTATATCAACATGCAGGTGATCCCGAAACAAATCCCCCAGGACCTTCTTGCTCTTACCGGCACTTCTGCCAGAAAGTGCAGTTGCTGTCATTAGGGATTAATCACTCAGGGTTTGTCATTCAGGACTTTTCATTCAGGATCATAAACAGGGCGCAAGGGGTGATTTTCCCCTGCGCCCTCTCTTACACTGCTGCCTTTTGCACCCGATTGTGCAGACTGTCCTTCGGAGCCCTGCCGGAGCCTATTCCTCGCGGGTATTCCCCACCGCGGCAAGGGCAATAGAAACAGCATGGAGGATGAGGCCCGGCAGAAAATATAAGGTGTATCCTGCCGCTACGACCAGAAGCCACAGGAAACCTCTGGCAACCCTGCCCCGATAGATATGTCCTCCGCCCGGAACCAGAACCGACAAAGCTGCCGCTATGGCCGGATTCCATTTTGCCTGAGAACGGCTTGACGCTGCGGCCTTTAACTCCGGGTCGAGAAACTCCCCACAGTATCTACACTTTTTCGCCTCCATGAGAATTGCTTCAGAGCAAAACGGGCATTTTTTCAGCAGATTTTGAACTTCCGACTGGATATCCGATTGTGTTGGTGAACTCGTGCTCATTGGAACCTCCCCTCTTTCGCTGGAGCTGGTATTGTGTGTGAGTCTCTTTTTCAGGGAGTCCTTCCTGCATATTACTCCCCATAGTTTCTTTTCTGCATAATGAGCAGATTTATTCGGAATGGTACTTTACAGAATGAGCTGTGCGAATATCCC of bacterium contains these proteins:
- a CDS encoding DUF6677 family protein gives rise to the protein MSTSSPTQSDIQSEVQNLLKKCPFCSEAILMEAKKCRYCGEFLDPELKAAASSRSQAKWNPAIAAALSVLVPGGGHIYRGRVARGFLWLLVVAAGYTLYFLPGLILHAVSIALAAVGNTREE